The Deltaproteobacteria bacterium genome segment ACAGGCGTGGAAATGGAGGCATTGACAGCAGTTTCAGTCGCTGCCTTGACTATATATGATATGTGCAAGGCTATTGATAAAGGTATGACTATCTCCAACATACGGCTTATGAAAAAGACAGGCGGCAAGAGCGGGACATATATAAGAAAAAATTAAACTCAAATTCTCATTTTTGTGTTTATATAAATTTGCTATTTGGGTATAATTCATCATTATGGAAAAAGAAAAAAAGGAATTCTTCAGAAATCTGCTTAATCAAAAGCTGGAAGAACTGCTTACAGTGGCCGGAAAGGCTGTAGTGGAGATGAGCAGCACAAAGGAAGAGGCCTTTCCTGATCCGACTGACAGGGCATCCCTTGAAACAGACAGGAATTTTCTGCTGCGGGTCAAGGACAGGGAACGAAGGCTTATAGCAAAGATACAGGAGGCGCTGAAGAGGATAGATAACGGCGCTTATGGAATATGCGAAATATGCGGCGAGGAAATATCAGAAAAAAGGCTTGAGGCAAGGCCTGTCACAACATCCTGCATAAAATGTAAAGAAGAGGAAGAGGCGCAGGAAAAACTGAGAAAGACCCAATGAAAAAATTGCATTCTACAAGGGAGAACAGCGACGATGCCGGAACTTAGAAAAGATCCTATAATTGGAAGATGGGTAATTATTTCGACGGAAAGAGGAAAAAGGCCTTCAGAATTCCTGGTTCAGCACCCCCCTACCAAAAACGGTTTCTGCCCGTTTTGCCCAGGGAATGAAGATAAAACCCCGCAGGAGATACTGGCCTACAGGCCGGATGATTCTAAACCTGATACGACCGGCTGGACCCTCAGGGTTGTGCCGAATAAATATCCTGCCCTCCGCATAGAAGGTGATCTTGACAGAGAAGGCGATGGCGTGTATGACAAGATGAACGGCGTAGGCGCCCATGAGGTGATAATTGAATCTATCAATCACAAAGATACCTTATCCGGCATATCAGAAAAACAGTTTGAGGATGTCCTGTGGGCATACAGAGACAGGATTATAGACCTTAAAAAAGACCCCAGATTTCGTTATATCCTTATATTCAAAAATTATGGCGAGGCCGCAGGCGCCTCGCTTGAACACCCCCATTCACAGCTTATAGCGCTGCCCATCATACCTAAAAGGGTTGTAGAGGAATTAGATGGCTCGCTTGAGTATTACAATTACAAGGAAAGATGCATATTTTGCGATATTATCCGTCAGGAGATAATG includes the following:
- the dksA gene encoding RNA polymerase-binding protein DksA; the protein is MEKEKKEFFRNLLNQKLEELLTVAGKAVVEMSSTKEEAFPDPTDRASLETDRNFLLRVKDRERRLIAKIQEALKRIDNGAYGICEICGEEISEKRLEARPVTTSCIKCKEEEEAQEKLRKTQ
- the galT gene encoding galactose-1-phosphate uridylyltransferase, which translates into the protein MPELRKDPIIGRWVIISTERGKRPSEFLVQHPPTKNGFCPFCPGNEDKTPQEILAYRPDDSKPDTTGWTLRVVPNKYPALRIEGDLDREGDGVYDKMNGVGAHEVIIESINHKDTLSGISEKQFEDVLWAYRDRIIDLKKDPRFRYILIFKNYGEAAGASLEHPHSQLIALPIIPKRVVEELDGSLEYYNYKERCIFCDIIRQEIMQGVRIVAENQDFIAVTPYAPKAAFEIWILPKKHESAFENGQRHEYENLAKLFSNILKRMDKVLNSPPYNFILHTSPLKDGNSQHYHWHFEIMPTLVKVAGFEWGSGFYINPTPPEEAAKFLREAKV